The Amycolatopsis mongoliensis genome includes a window with the following:
- the hemC gene encoding hydroxymethylbilane synthase has product MGTRGSKLALTQTGTVADALRATGVEVEIVKVTTPGDKSLAPIATIGVGVFTSALREALLRNEVDVIVHSYKDLPTAPEPGITLAAVPPREDPRDALIARDGLTLGELPPGSTVGTGAARRTAQLRALGLGLEIVPIRGNIDTRMRKVTDGELDAVVLARAGLARVGLAEVITETLDPIQMLPAPAQGALAVECRTADVDLEQLLASTLDDESTRAAVTAERALLAALEAGCSAPVGALAEIVEDLDAEGKVVERISLRGTAAVDGEDGAVDMVRAIALADKDQAAQLGKDLAAELLDLGAGALSGPAQ; this is encoded by the coding sequence ATGGGGACCCGCGGCTCGAAGCTCGCGCTCACCCAGACCGGGACCGTCGCCGACGCGCTGCGCGCCACCGGCGTCGAGGTCGAGATCGTCAAGGTGACCACCCCCGGCGACAAGTCGCTGGCGCCCATCGCGACGATCGGCGTCGGCGTGTTCACCTCCGCGCTGCGGGAAGCCTTGCTGCGCAACGAGGTCGACGTCATCGTCCACTCGTACAAGGACCTGCCGACCGCACCCGAGCCGGGTATCACGCTCGCCGCCGTGCCGCCGCGCGAAGACCCACGGGACGCGTTGATCGCGCGCGACGGGCTGACGCTGGGCGAGCTGCCGCCGGGTTCGACGGTGGGCACCGGCGCGGCGCGGCGCACCGCGCAGCTGCGCGCGCTCGGTCTCGGTTTGGAAATCGTGCCGATTCGCGGCAATATCGACACCCGCATGCGCAAGGTCACCGACGGCGAGCTGGATGCCGTGGTGCTCGCGCGTGCCGGACTGGCCAGGGTCGGACTGGCCGAGGTGATCACCGAGACCCTCGACCCGATCCAGATGCTGCCCGCGCCCGCCCAGGGTGCGCTGGCGGTGGAGTGCCGGACCGCCGACGTGGACCTCGAGCAGCTGCTCGCATCCACATTGGACGACGAGAGCACGCGGGCCGCGGTGACGGCCGAGCGTGCTCTGCTGGCCGCGCTCGAGGCGGGGTGCAGCGCGCCGGTGGGCGCGCTCGCCGAGATCGTTGAAGATCTCGACGCCGAGGGCAAGGTCGTGGAACGGATCTCGCTGCGCGGCACCGCCGCGGTCGACGGCGAGGACGGCGCGGTGGACATGGTCCGGGCCATCGCGCTCGCCGACAAGGACCAGGCTGCCCAGCTGGGCAAGGACCTGGCCGCCGAGCTGCTGGACCTCGGAGCCGGAGCCCTCTCCGGCCCCGCGCAGTAA